The following coding sequences lie in one Metallumcola ferriviriculae genomic window:
- the leuD gene encoding 3-isopropylmalate dehydratase small subunit gives MQFVGNVWKFGNDVDTDAIIPARYLNTSDPEDLAKHCMEDADPEFAKKAQDGDVIVAGKNFGCGSSREHAPIAIKAAKVSCIIAPSFARIFYRNAINIGLPIFECDEAARDIGEGDRVEIDASSGRIKNLTSGKTYQAVPFPEFMQELIDQGGLMKYVEKKVKQNG, from the coding sequence GTGCAATTTGTAGGTAACGTTTGGAAGTTTGGTAATGATGTTGACACCGATGCCATTATCCCGGCGCGGTATCTAAATACATCCGACCCTGAGGATTTGGCAAAGCACTGCATGGAGGACGCTGATCCAGAGTTTGCGAAAAAGGCACAAGACGGTGATGTTATCGTAGCAGGCAAAAACTTTGGCTGTGGCAGTTCAAGAGAACACGCACCTATTGCGATTAAGGCGGCCAAGGTGTCTTGTATAATCGCACCGTCCTTTGCCCGGATTTTTTATCGTAACGCTATTAATATTGGCCTGCCCATTTTTGAGTGTGATGAAGCAGCTCGAGATATAGGAGAGGGAGATCGGGTAGAGATTGATGCGTCATCGGGAAGAATAAAGAACTTGACCAGCGGTAAAACCTATCAGGCGGTTCCATTCCCGGAATTTATGCAGGAATTAATTGATCAGGGCGGACTGATGAAATATGTAGAGAAAAAGGTGAAGCAAAATGGCTAA